Part of the Cottoperca gobio chromosome 16, fCotGob3.1, whole genome shotgun sequence genome, AGAAGTACGAGAGTAAGAAGATGAGCACATACCTTTATAATGAAAATTACACCACAAATTGACATTTAGGGTGTGGAGAGCAGACAAGTCATGTAAATAATTGGAGGAGTAAAGGAGTGATGCGTCTATGGTGTTTCATCATCGTAAACACACCCTGAAGCCGTTGATATACTTGATATACTACTTTTCCAACGGTTGACAGAAGATTTAATCTGCCAAAACCAAATGTATTGGCAtgttataacattaataaacagTTATATCAATATATGGGATGACTGGACTgacatgaagaaaaaacatttggttgTCATTCATTATGGGTATTGGATATAGTATTTTCTAGCCTCCTTCTCTATTGTACTATAACTTCTacctaataaataattaaaagcttAGTTACATGACACATCCACATTTTATTGGCTCCCTCCTGCCAGTGTTGCACATatgagcagtggtggaataagtATTCAGATTCTTTGCTAAAAGTACTAAAACCACACTGTGATCTGAAATACtcatttacaagtaaaggtcctgcattcaaagccTTACTTGTAACATTTGTAAGAAATATCAGCAaacatacttaaagtatcaaagtactcattctgcacaaaaAATGGTCCCTgtcaatgttttataaatatgatgttttgtaGTTAATATTTctactgcattaatgtgtatctgtatatatttaagGTTGTGCTAATGTTAACTACTTTAGACACTTTTGTGTAGTTTAATCTAAATCAATATTCATATTCTATAAACatatctctaaaaagtcaactttacATGAGCTCAGAAAACCTGCCCTGTTTTCTGATTTGAGACGATGAATTTTCCAGCTCATCCAAGGATAAGCATTTTTTTAACCAACAAAGGAACCATTGATCAGTTTATCAGAAAAGTTCTAATAAAATCATCAAATTTCAAGATGCAGGGTTTTCACTGGAAAGGTcactaatacatttttttttgttactaCTAACTAAAGCTATCAGGTAAATGCAGTGGACTAAAAAGTAGTAGATAGTTACATAGAGTTACATAAAAAGGAAGTAGGCCCACTTGAGTAAAGTAGGCTACTTACGTACagtagttgagtaaatgtacattccaccactgcatgaAAGCTTGGTCTCTACaatattttaaagaataaataatatgttttccCATGGATTATGATCTTCTATCtatgtcatttaaatgtgtgggTTCAATTCAAACTACTGCAATAGTCACCAACACAACCTATAAAACTACTAAAGTGGATTCAAAGTTGTCATTATTTCTTACACGGAcatgaaatgtataaaatggcTATCTGGATGACGGAGCTTCCGTGAGGTCTTTGAACGCAGCCTTGGTTTCCAGGGAGTGGCACCTGCACCTGTCCGACCTGTTTGGGGGACACATGACTCCGGAGGAATTTCCTCCACTGCTCCCGTCCTTTGTTCAACGGAGTCTTTTCAGTGGGAGACAGAGGGTGAGAgccagaggagagggggagatagagagaagagagagggagatttaGAGATGTCGGAACCAGCCACTAATCCCGCTGCCACCTCGTTCCCAGCGCCAACTATTTCTCTACCTTTGGGACTGGAAGTATTGAGAACTTACTCTGGAGCACTTGTCTGTGTAGAAATAGTAAGTGTGTTTTGTATAAAGAGGTTATTAATGTGTGTAATATTCTTATAACAGTGACCTCAGTGGTGTTGTAGACTCTGCAGAACATGTAGTCACTATATCTTTATTAATAATTGATGAAGTCCAGTTAGAAGTTGTCTTTCCTCTGTGTTGTGTGCACTGATCAAGTGTTTAAACTTTGTCAACACACTGATCGCCGCTGTGATTGCTTGAGACTTTTTTTTGCTTACTCTTGACAGTCAAAGCAAGGGCAAAGTCGCCTCGAGCGTCAAAACACCTGCGTCTTATAGACCTGTGTAGGCAGCCTGTAAAATACCAAATGTGTTATTGCTCCTTTCACAATATTAAAAAGTGTCCTTACATGTCACATGCTTATGGTGATTTGACTACTTATCTGTTTGCATCTGAAGGCCTCTATCCAAAAATAAACGATATCAAATATAACATGTGTTACTCTGCCTTGCATTCTGTCACCAAACATAGTGATCATTAATAAAGCAGAGTGCATTATAAGCAATCTTCAAGATCATGCACAGTCTCAAAATTATTGATGTACCAATCAGAGGATGCTCCACATTTAATACAGTTTCATTTATAACATGCTATCagtcattcatacattcattgAGTCATATCGGGCTGGTGCACCACAGCTATTCCTGGTCACCTTATATGGTCATCCCCAATAATCCAATGATTTACACTCAGTGAGGTATTAGTATAggtagtggtggaagaagtatttagatcctttacttaagtaaaagtactaagaCCATACCGTAAgcatactctgttacaagtaaaagtcctgcattgaatgttgtaaaagtataaatatataagtataataatataaatgtagagtaaaataaaaagtactcaatgcagaaaaatcctcacatttgagaaagtggtgacatgatttattttatttgcatgaaaaatgacttgtAGACCTATATATTGTTTAGTTGTTTAATTTTTATAATTAaccatcatattttataaacttcCTACATTTTGTATGCAAACATCTTCACTAGAGTCTTTTCTTTATCTTGGAAGGGTATTAAAAATTATattctgaaaagtaactagttTACTAACTAATTGTTGTTgtgtaaaaagtacattatatCTGCCTCTGAGATGTGGTGGAGTAgtagtataaagttgcatacaaTGGAATTACTCAAgccaagtacaagtacctcaaatttgtactgaagtagcctacagtacttgagtaaatgtacttagttacattccaccacagGGTAACACATACTATACAGATATTGCAAAAGTTGAATGTGTGCATCTATAAGTACAATACACCTTACCAGTATACCTATGCATAATTATTATACCTGATGTCTTCCTAACGCGTCATAAATAGTTGACATTAAACCTGTAACTATACAAACGTGTCCCCTGAAAGTGTTTGTTTCTATCCCCAGTTATTTGGTGGTCTAGTATGGATCCTGGTGGCTTCCTCCAATGTGCCCGTGCCTCTGCTGCAGGGCTGGGTGATGTTTGTCTCCCTCACCaccttcatcctctcctccgCCTACCTCACGATCCTCGTCACTGGCCTGGCTGACCGCATCATCACTGACTGGAATTTCCTGGTAAGCTGTAGATAAATGAGTTGATCAGCCAGTCATGCAGtcagtctacatatctgtccaTCTGTATTTCTGGCTTGCTATCTGTACACAGCTGTCCTGCTGTCTGTTTTTGAAATTTAAAGGGGCCTTGTGGAGTTttcctgtaaacaaacaaaagtcatgTTTCCATTCACATCAAAACGCATTTAGGCCTACCAAAcgtgttgaatgcatttccttcctcattaGACATTTACAATGACTTTAGGTATTTTAAATACTACTAGCTTGCAGCTATCTTTATTGCTGGCACATTGCAACATATCTTGGCGTGTTCCAGCCACCTGTAGATTAGTGGACTTGTGGGACACCATTGGTAGGACTGTGTATGGCAACACTCATGTGCGCATGATGTACATGTGTGCCCTTGTGCGAGTGCATGACATGAAAAAAAGCTCCATAGGTTAAAACTTAAGAGGGAACCTTGAAGATGGCTGTCAAGTGTTTAATAAAGTTGTCATGGCTTTGGTTTGGTGGCAAAACTGCAAGTCAGTCTTATGGCAGAGACAGTATTTCAATTCAACTTGTGCTATGAACTGTCAACATATCAAACAGTGACTGCCTGTGAAAGTCAGAAGTCAGCTAACCTATTTGTACAAGATCACATTTATGTAATGCAGTAGTCTAATGTACAGTATGATGGCTGCTTTTGGTACGAATATCTaatgttcattatttatttcaatttatgaaaagtaaaaaataatttagtCATTGTGATTGCTGATAGAGTGCATAATATGTTTCATTGTGCGTATTGTGTTCCACTACGgggaacaaaaaataaattaaattatgagTTCACTCACCTCCACACGGCACTTATCCAAGTGTGGGCACA contains:
- the mal2 gene encoding protein MAL2, with amino-acid sequence MSEPATNPAATSFPAPTISLPLGLEVLRTYSGALVCVEILFGGLVWILVASSNVPVPLLQGWVMFVSLTTFILSSAYLTILVTGLADRIITDWNFLDVFYHFIALLFYFAASVLEAATTAANGGAIIKLQPNSTETVMCITYPRGNIFTVLDERQYSINVAATIFAFVVTLCYGCSMVMGFKRWRG